The Planctomicrobium piriforme genome includes a window with the following:
- a CDS encoding phospholipid scramblase-related protein, which produces MHPALRQNLFLVKEHVGFFKASNNFDVFDPATGDLLLHCREPNLGFFTKLLRFTDYKTMTPFDVEVTTPDGEPVVRVTRGVNLFLSKVKVLDEDNVCVGGFKQKMFSIGGAFQVLGVNDEPLCLLQGKWTGFQYKFVHGDQVLAEVNKKWNGLGKEMFTTADNYMLQISDVVPPDNPIRMLIIGAVFCIDMVLKERG; this is translated from the coding sequence ATGCACCCTGCCCTGCGGCAAAACCTGTTTCTGGTGAAAGAACACGTTGGGTTCTTCAAGGCGTCGAACAATTTCGACGTGTTCGATCCGGCGACCGGCGACCTGCTGCTGCATTGTCGCGAACCGAATCTCGGGTTCTTTACCAAGCTGTTGCGGTTCACCGACTACAAAACCATGACCCCGTTCGATGTCGAGGTCACCACGCCCGATGGGGAACCGGTCGTCCGGGTCACCCGCGGCGTCAATCTCTTCTTGTCCAAGGTCAAAGTGCTGGACGAAGACAATGTCTGCGTCGGCGGCTTTAAGCAGAAGATGTTTTCCATCGGCGGTGCGTTTCAGGTGCTGGGGGTCAACGACGAGCCTCTCTGCCTGTTGCAGGGAAAATGGACCGGCTTCCAGTACAAGTTCGTCCATGGCGATCAAGTGCTGGCCGAGGTCAACAAAAAGTGGAACGGCCTGGGCAAAGAAATGTTCACCACGGCCGACAACTACATGCTGCAGATTTCGGATGTTGTCCCTCCCGACAACCCGATCCGCATGTTGATTATCGGCGCGGTGTTCTGCATTGACATGGTGTTGAAGGAACGAGGTTGA
- a CDS encoding RluA family pseudouridine synthase — protein sequence MPSPIFEFVVEPDASGIRIDSFLIRHLRNYSSWRLQRIVREGGATINNAPAEQTDRVFSGQRICVRLLEPPDKLLDPAPLDLEVLYEDPWMMVVNKPAGVIVHPVGEDQSGTLANVLQRLLDERSPIRGLLRPGIVHRLDRQTSGAIAVAITHDAHAALSASFEASRVAKTYLALVEGRVEVDSGSLDWAIGRARSGRHVLMSCRADAVDRKPARTYYEVVERFENHTLVLAKPRTGRNHQIRVHFAALGHPLVGDEFYETQGRFKPFHADIDAETSREVETGLPIRRHALHALKLELAHPVSGAWLEVSAPPPEDFQETLRVLRTGDSEKAKR from the coding sequence ATGCCCTCGCCGATATTCGAGTTCGTCGTGGAGCCGGACGCGAGCGGCATTCGCATCGACTCGTTTCTCATCCGGCATCTGCGGAATTACAGCTCCTGGCGCTTGCAGCGGATCGTGCGTGAAGGGGGAGCAACGATCAACAATGCCCCTGCCGAGCAGACCGATCGGGTCTTTTCCGGCCAGCGCATTTGCGTTCGACTCCTTGAACCCCCAGACAAGCTCCTCGACCCTGCCCCGCTCGACCTGGAAGTGCTGTACGAAGACCCCTGGATGATGGTGGTCAATAAACCGGCAGGCGTCATTGTGCATCCTGTCGGCGAGGATCAGTCGGGCACACTCGCCAATGTGCTGCAGCGACTGCTGGATGAGCGGAGCCCCATCCGCGGCTTGTTACGGCCAGGCATCGTGCATCGCCTGGACCGCCAGACGAGCGGCGCCATCGCCGTTGCCATCACTCACGATGCCCATGCGGCACTTTCGGCGTCCTTCGAAGCCTCTCGTGTCGCAAAGACCTATCTGGCGCTGGTCGAAGGCCGGGTCGAAGTGGATTCCGGTTCCCTCGATTGGGCGATTGGCCGTGCCCGTAGCGGACGGCATGTGCTGATGTCCTGCCGCGCTGATGCCGTCGACCGCAAACCGGCTCGCACCTATTACGAAGTGGTCGAGCGGTTTGAGAACCACACTCTGGTGCTGGCCAAACCGCGGACAGGCCGCAATCACCAGATTCGGGTCCACTTCGCCGCGCTCGGTCACCCGCTCGTGGGGGACGAGTTCTACGAAACTCAGGGGCGCTTCAAGCCGTTTCACGCCGACATCGATGCCGAGACATCGCGCGAAGTGGAGACCGGCCTGCCCATCCGACGGCACGCGCTCCATGCCCTGAAACTGGAACTGGCCCATCCAGTGAGCGGCGCCTGGCTGGAAGTCAGCGCCCCGCCCCCGGAGGATTTTCAGGAAACTCTGCGAGTTCTGAGAACTGGCGACTCGGAAAAAGCAAAAAGATAA
- a CDS encoding beta-lactamase hydrolase domain-containing protein, with protein MPRTASFAACTTALLLLWITVGPFALAQKTDVPQVAQPIPESTIHNLHRLGPNLYSGAGPETEVDFDALKKLGVVTIISVDGAVPNVEAARSRGMRYVHIPIQYRGVPIDAQRALVAAVRSSEGPVFVHCHHGLHRGPAAAAVCAISTNLLTNAQAVAFLKQAGTGSQYQGLYGDVAGFRMLTPDEEKSLPPVVLKESVEIGSLADAMVRIDALSDELQARLKAIDSKAVPTTPPAWQDEATQLHEELQEAARLLTGNADLKQKLQTSADVSLQLSKSAAPVTAAHLFATLKGQCKNCHAEYRDK; from the coding sequence ATGCCCAGAACTGCGTCCTTCGCCGCCTGTACCACTGCTTTGTTGTTGCTGTGGATTACGGTCGGCCCATTCGCGCTGGCTCAGAAGACCGACGTCCCGCAGGTCGCGCAGCCGATCCCTGAGAGTACTATTCACAATCTGCACCGCCTCGGTCCGAATCTGTATTCCGGCGCAGGTCCGGAAACGGAGGTTGACTTTGATGCTCTCAAGAAACTGGGCGTCGTCACGATCATCAGCGTCGATGGCGCTGTCCCAAATGTCGAAGCCGCACGCTCGCGGGGGATGCGGTACGTCCATATTCCGATTCAATATCGGGGCGTTCCCATCGATGCACAGCGGGCCTTGGTGGCCGCAGTGCGCAGCAGCGAAGGGCCGGTGTTTGTGCATTGCCATCACGGGCTCCATCGAGGCCCGGCCGCGGCGGCGGTGTGTGCGATCTCGACAAATCTGTTGACGAACGCCCAGGCGGTCGCCTTTCTCAAACAAGCCGGAACCGGCTCCCAGTATCAAGGCCTGTACGGCGACGTCGCCGGCTTCCGTATGCTGACGCCCGACGAAGAGAAGTCGCTCCCGCCAGTCGTGTTGAAGGAGTCCGTCGAGATCGGCTCGCTGGCTGATGCGATGGTGCGGATCGACGCATTGTCGGACGAACTTCAAGCCCGACTCAAAGCCATAGACTCAAAAGCTGTACCGACCACCCCACCGGCCTGGCAGGATGAAGCCACGCAACTGCACGAAGAACTTCAAGAGGCGGCGCGTCTGCTTACCGGCAATGCCGATCTCAAACAGAAACTGCAAACCTCAGCCGACGTGAGTCTGCAGTTGTCAAAGTCGGCCGCACCTGTCACCGCGGCACACCTGTTCGCGACGCTGAAAGGCCAATGCAAAAACTGCCACGCCGAATACCGAGACAAATGA
- a CDS encoding DUF2617 family protein → MATKSIRPSIAETSYRYFDRPLHPELFSPAITGRVRTQRYDMTFGICQGGHYLQMHSHGHAIVEVTAPESQVLSTYGLQQTYFFSGQEELVLESKKPFGYHFAGQVDAVDFAVFTRVQMELEIEASRAFLSYQFPATHRLLPGPLSLAQVEGNDRSLTVNTFHTFPDDLAVLRTQTLFEFA, encoded by the coding sequence ATGGCCACCAAATCGATTCGCCCCAGCATCGCAGAAACGTCCTATCGATACTTCGACCGGCCGTTGCATCCCGAACTGTTCTCACCCGCCATCACCGGTCGCGTCCGCACTCAACGGTACGACATGACGTTCGGCATCTGCCAGGGGGGACACTATCTGCAGATGCATTCACACGGCCACGCGATTGTGGAAGTGACCGCGCCCGAAAGTCAGGTGCTGTCCACTTATGGACTGCAGCAGACCTATTTCTTCAGCGGCCAGGAAGAACTGGTTCTCGAATCGAAAAAGCCGTTCGGGTATCACTTCGCCGGCCAGGTCGACGCCGTCGATTTCGCCGTCTTCACCCGAGTGCAGATGGAACTGGAGATCGAAGCCTCACGAGCGTTTCTCTCCTACCAGTTCCCCGCCACTCACCGCCTGCTGCCCGGCCCCTTGAGCCTCGCGCAAGTGGAAGGCAACGACCGCTCCCTGACGGTGAACACGTTCCACACGTTCCCCGATGACTTGGCGGTACTGCGAACGCAGACTCTGTTTGAGTTCGCTTGA
- a CDS encoding FAD-binding oxidoreductase yields the protein MTTAALPTQTDLVSRLLAVLGEDAVLASADERLVYECDGYVVEKRMPDVVVFPANTQQVAEVVKLCNEFQVPFVPRGAGTSLAGGTLPVGGGVMICTTRMREILEINLRDRYAVVQPGTVNVHLTQKLKGTGFHFAPDPSSQGACTIGGNVATNSGGPHTLKYGVTVNHVLGLEVVLPSGEIAILGGPCEDSPGYDLTGLFVGSEGTFGICTKIWVRLTRDPVAYRTMLGIFETVSQATEAISGIIGAGIIPAALEMMDQGIVGAVEAAFHFGFPLDAGAVLLIEVDGLEAGLDAEAERIASICMEHGAREVRRANSPQERQLLWKCRKQAFGAIGRLAPSFCTQDGVVPRTKLPEILTFIQETGVRHGLRIVNVFHAGDGNIHPILLFDERDADQVRRVILAGDEILTKCIELGGSVTGEHGIGVEKISFMDKLFTPTDLAVMADVHHVFNPDGRCSPQKMLPTSAGCGAEHIHRSKPGRRAAL from the coding sequence ATGACCACCGCCGCACTCCCGACCCAGACCGATCTCGTTTCCCGCCTGCTGGCGGTGCTTGGCGAGGATGCCGTGCTGGCTTCCGCTGACGAACGACTCGTCTACGAGTGCGACGGGTATGTCGTCGAGAAACGGATGCCCGACGTGGTCGTGTTTCCGGCAAATACCCAGCAGGTGGCCGAGGTCGTCAAACTCTGCAATGAGTTCCAGGTTCCGTTCGTTCCCCGTGGAGCCGGCACCAGTCTGGCCGGAGGAACTCTGCCTGTCGGGGGCGGCGTGATGATCTGTACGACGCGGATGCGGGAGATCCTTGAGATCAATCTGCGCGACCGGTATGCGGTCGTGCAGCCGGGCACGGTGAATGTGCATCTGACGCAGAAATTGAAGGGGACCGGTTTTCATTTCGCCCCCGATCCCTCATCGCAGGGAGCCTGTACGATCGGCGGGAACGTCGCCACAAACTCCGGCGGCCCGCATACGCTGAAATACGGCGTGACGGTGAATCATGTCCTCGGCCTGGAAGTGGTGCTGCCGAGCGGGGAGATCGCGATTCTCGGAGGACCATGCGAGGACTCGCCAGGTTACGACCTGACGGGTCTGTTCGTTGGCAGCGAGGGAACGTTCGGCATCTGCACGAAAATCTGGGTCCGGCTGACACGCGACCCAGTCGCTTATCGCACGATGCTGGGGATCTTCGAAACGGTGTCGCAAGCGACCGAAGCCATCAGCGGCATCATCGGAGCCGGAATCATTCCCGCAGCACTCGAGATGATGGACCAGGGGATCGTCGGCGCCGTGGAAGCGGCGTTCCACTTCGGGTTTCCGCTCGATGCCGGGGCAGTGCTGCTCATTGAAGTCGATGGACTGGAAGCAGGTCTTGATGCGGAGGCCGAGCGGATTGCGTCCATCTGCATGGAACACGGCGCACGGGAAGTTCGCCGGGCAAACTCGCCGCAGGAACGGCAACTGCTCTGGAAATGCCGCAAGCAGGCCTTCGGCGCGATCGGTCGACTGGCTCCCAGCTTCTGCACGCAGGACGGCGTGGTCCCCCGCACCAAACTACCTGAGATTCTGACCTTCATTCAGGAAACCGGAGTCCGGCACGGGCTGCGGATCGTGAATGTGTTCCATGCCGGCGACGGGAACATTCACCCTATTCTGCTGTTCGATGAACGGGACGCCGATCAGGTGCGACGAGTGATTCTGGCGGGGGACGAAATTCTGACGAAGTGCATCGAACTCGGCGGCAGCGTCACCGGCGAACACGGCATCGGCGTCGAAAAAATCAGCTTCATGGACAAGCTGTTCACGCCGACCGATCTGGCCGTGATGGCCGATGTCCACCATGTCTTCAATCCCGACGGCCGCTGCAGTCCGCAGAAAATGTTGCCCACTTCGGCCGGTTGCGGAGCCGAGCACATTCATCGCTCGAAACCGGGACGCCGCGCAGCGCTGTAG
- a CDS encoding family 1 encapsulin nanocompartment shell protein, which produces MNNLHRELAPISSAAWSQIEEEASRTLKRYLAARRVVDVNGPGGLELAAVDTGHQRPIKPLTDGVQSAQREVRPLVELRATFELQRQAIDDVERGAMDSDWAPLKEAARKLAFAEDRAVFEGYGEAGIQGIRQGTSNPILTLPADVNSYAETVAQAVNQLRLAGVNGPYTLLLGADAYTAVNAASDDGYPVRKHVQSLVDGEIIWCPAIEGGVVLSTRGGDFDLYLGQDISIGYLSHSANAVQLYLQETFTFVMQTSEAAVVLTPQKK; this is translated from the coding sequence ATGAACAATCTGCATCGCGAATTGGCCCCGATTTCTAGCGCGGCCTGGTCTCAAATCGAAGAAGAAGCCTCGCGCACTCTGAAACGCTATCTGGCAGCGCGACGCGTGGTTGATGTGAACGGTCCTGGCGGCCTCGAACTGGCCGCGGTCGATACCGGTCATCAGCGACCGATCAAGCCGCTCACCGACGGCGTGCAGTCAGCGCAGCGTGAAGTCAGGCCTCTGGTGGAACTGCGTGCCACATTCGAACTCCAGCGTCAGGCCATCGACGATGTGGAACGCGGGGCGATGGACTCGGACTGGGCGCCATTGAAAGAGGCTGCCCGCAAGCTCGCTTTCGCCGAAGACCGCGCCGTTTTCGAAGGGTATGGCGAGGCCGGCATTCAAGGCATCCGGCAAGGGACCAGCAACCCAATCTTGACGCTGCCGGCCGACGTCAATTCGTACGCTGAAACTGTCGCGCAGGCGGTGAATCAACTTCGTCTCGCGGGAGTCAACGGGCCCTACACTCTCTTGCTGGGAGCGGACGCCTATACTGCGGTGAACGCCGCCAGCGACGACGGGTATCCCGTGCGGAAGCATGTTCAGAGTCTCGTGGACGGCGAGATCATCTGGTGTCCTGCGATTGAAGGGGGAGTCGTGCTCAGCACACGCGGCGGAGATTTTGATCTCTATCTCGGCCAGGACATTTCAATCGGCTATTTGAGCCATTCGGCCAACGCGGTGCAGTTGTACCTGCAGGAAACGTTCACGTTTGTAATGCAGACGTCGGAAGCGGCCGTCGTGCTGACGCCGCAGAAGAAATAG
- a CDS encoding Dyp-type peroxidase: MSSIDSQPVTAGLQRTAMFLVATANAGEEHDAAVRNFCGELPALLRAVGSRDLDGCLSCVIGFGAHAWKRLFGEPAPKDLHPFREVRGRYHAVSTPGDLLFHIRATRMDLCFELATQIMLKLGSAVTIEDETHGFKYFDDRDLLGFVDGTENPAGQDAVDATIIGEEDPAFVGGSYVIVQKYLHDMGKWNALPVETQEKIIGRTKLSNIELDDAVKPTFAHNALTTIVENGEEKEILRDNMSFGDVGKGEFGTYFIGYARSPAVIEQMLENMFIGRPPGNYDRLLDVSRAVTGSLFFVPSLSLLDTLGASPEIPQAAPNPTVLPRDENASRSPASADGSLGIGSLKDKKRQS, from the coding sequence GTGTCATCGATCGACAGCCAGCCAGTCACTGCCGGGCTTCAGCGGACCGCCATGTTTCTTGTCGCCACCGCGAATGCCGGCGAAGAGCATGACGCAGCGGTGAGGAACTTTTGCGGGGAGTTGCCTGCCCTGCTCCGCGCGGTGGGCTCGCGTGATCTCGACGGCTGCCTGTCCTGTGTGATCGGGTTCGGTGCTCACGCGTGGAAGCGGCTTTTCGGCGAGCCGGCGCCAAAGGACTTGCACCCTTTCCGTGAGGTGCGCGGTCGGTATCATGCCGTGTCCACGCCGGGAGATCTCCTGTTTCATATTCGCGCCACACGCATGGATTTGTGCTTTGAGCTGGCGACGCAGATCATGTTGAAACTCGGGTCGGCGGTGACCATTGAAGACGAAACCCACGGGTTCAAATACTTCGACGACCGGGATCTTCTCGGTTTCGTCGACGGGACGGAAAATCCCGCAGGTCAGGACGCGGTGGACGCCACCATCATCGGGGAGGAAGACCCCGCGTTTGTCGGCGGCAGCTATGTGATCGTGCAAAAGTATTTGCATGACATGGGGAAATGGAATGCGCTGCCGGTGGAGACGCAAGAGAAGATCATCGGCAGGACGAAGCTCTCGAACATCGAACTCGACGACGCCGTCAAGCCGACCTTCGCACACAACGCGCTGACCACCATCGTCGAGAACGGTGAAGAGAAAGAAATCCTGAGAGACAACATGTCTTTCGGCGACGTCGGCAAAGGGGAGTTCGGGACGTATTTCATCGGCTATGCCCGATCGCCGGCGGTGATCGAGCAGATGCTGGAGAACATGTTCATCGGCCGGCCGCCGGGCAACTACGACCGTCTCCTGGATGTCAGTCGCGCGGTCACAGGCAGTTTGTTTTTCGTTCCATCCCTTTCGCTCCTCGACACCCTGGGAGCCTCGCCAGAAATTCCACAGGCAGCGCCTAACCCAACCGTCCTTCCACGCGATGAAAATGCGTCACGTTCGCCCGCATCGGCGGACGGCTCGCTCGGCATCGGTTCATTAAAAGACAAGAAAAGACAGTCATGA
- a CDS encoding arylsulfatase, which produces MFIARSPVRRHRSTHPIHCGIATLILLSLSANVSFADEKHESKTAAASAPNIVIIMADDLGFSDLGCYGGEIQTPQLDRLAANGLRFTQFYNTARCWPTRAALMTGYYPQQVHRDELDGLGGGGKGRRQPWAQLLPALLKPQGYRCYHAGKWHIDGPALAAGFDHSYIGEGGRFFNPRQHFEDDVKLPAVDPESGYYATTATADYALKYLKSHQADHKQNPFLLYLAFIAPHFPLQAPQADIDRYRSRYHEGWDVLREQRYGRQRDAGLVNTPLSALEPQVGPPYDFPKAIEKLGPGEVNRPLTWSSLTSEQQQFQATKMAIHAAMVDRMDQEIGRVLEQIRAMQAWDNTLILFLSDNGASAEIMVRDDGHDPAAPPGSAKSYLCLGPGFSSLGNTPFRRHKTWVHEGGIATPLIAHWPKGISARGELRETPAHVIDVVPTLLAAAGIAPPKTFDGEPVPALPGKSLLPAFHHNADLDRECLWWLHEGNRAVRKENWKLVAAKGEPWELYDLTTDRAESNNLATAQPELVKELDALWHQKLKEFTELAAQTPELGQPEKGKNNRQE; this is translated from the coding sequence ATGTTCATCGCCAGATCCCCAGTCCGTCGTCACCGATCCACGCATCCCATCCACTGCGGAATTGCGACGCTCATACTGCTGAGCTTGTCAGCGAATGTGTCTTTTGCCGATGAAAAGCATGAATCGAAGACAGCTGCGGCCAGCGCGCCCAATATCGTCATTATCATGGCGGATGACTTGGGGTTCTCCGATCTCGGGTGTTATGGGGGCGAGATTCAGACCCCGCAGCTTGATCGCCTGGCCGCGAACGGGTTGCGGTTCACCCAGTTCTATAACACCGCGCGGTGCTGGCCCACGCGGGCAGCGCTCATGACCGGCTACTACCCGCAACAGGTGCATCGCGACGAGCTCGACGGTCTCGGCGGAGGGGGGAAGGGACGGCGTCAGCCGTGGGCACAGTTGCTGCCGGCCTTGCTCAAGCCGCAAGGCTATCGCTGCTACCACGCCGGCAAATGGCACATCGACGGGCCTGCACTCGCGGCCGGGTTTGACCACTCTTACATCGGCGAAGGGGGACGATTTTTTAATCCCCGCCAGCATTTTGAAGACGATGTGAAGCTGCCTGCGGTCGACCCAGAAAGCGGTTACTACGCGACGACGGCCACCGCCGACTATGCTCTCAAATACCTGAAGTCACACCAGGCAGACCACAAGCAGAATCCGTTTCTGCTGTATCTGGCATTCATCGCTCCGCACTTCCCGTTGCAGGCTCCACAAGCAGACATCGACCGCTATCGGAGCCGATACCACGAAGGCTGGGACGTGCTGCGGGAGCAGCGGTATGGTCGTCAGCGTGACGCCGGGCTGGTGAACACCCCGCTCTCCGCGCTCGAACCACAGGTCGGGCCGCCCTATGACTTCCCGAAGGCGATTGAAAAGCTAGGACCGGGCGAGGTGAATCGTCCGCTCACCTGGTCGAGCCTGACATCCGAGCAGCAGCAGTTTCAGGCAACGAAGATGGCGATTCATGCCGCGATGGTCGACCGCATGGACCAGGAAATTGGCCGCGTCCTCGAACAGATCCGCGCGATGCAGGCCTGGGACAACACCCTGATTCTCTTCCTCTCAGACAACGGCGCGAGTGCCGAGATCATGGTTCGCGACGATGGCCACGATCCCGCTGCGCCGCCGGGATCGGCAAAAAGCTACCTCTGCCTGGGGCCGGGATTTTCGAGTCTGGGGAACACTCCCTTTCGCCGCCACAAGACCTGGGTCCACGAAGGGGGCATCGCCACTCCCTTGATTGCGCACTGGCCTAAAGGAATCAGTGCTCGTGGGGAACTGCGCGAAACGCCGGCCCATGTGATCGACGTCGTCCCGACGTTGCTGGCGGCAGCCGGGATTGCCCCGCCAAAAACATTCGACGGAGAGCCGGTTCCGGCACTGCCTGGCAAGAGCCTATTGCCCGCGTTTCATCACAACGCCGATCTCGACCGCGAATGCCTGTGGTGGCTGCACGAAGGCAACCGCGCCGTTCGCAAAGAGAACTGGAAACTGGTCGCCGCCAAAGGAGAACCATGGGAGTTGTACGACCTGACAACCGATCGGGCCGAATCAAACAACCTCGCAACTGCGCAGCCGGAACTCGTGAAAGAGCTAGACGCCCTCTGGCATCAGAAGTTGAAAGAGTTCACCGAGCTGGCTGCGCAGACGCCGGAACTGGGGCAGCCGGAGAAGGGGAAGAACAACCGACAGGAATAA
- a CDS encoding antitoxin family protein, whose amino-acid sequence MQTITATFEDGVLKPAQPLDLPAHAEVRITIELLKAAPLTVATLNAFLRDLPSLGDDAEAFAQDIRTLRTEFPPEANLWD is encoded by the coding sequence ATGCAAACAATCACAGCCACGTTTGAAGACGGCGTGCTGAAGCCTGCCCAGCCGCTTGATCTGCCGGCGCATGCCGAGGTTCGCATCACGATTGAATTGCTCAAAGCAGCCCCTCTCACTGTGGCAACATTGAACGCCTTCTTGAGAGACCTTCCCTCATTAGGTGATGATGCGGAAGCCTTCGCTCAAGACATTCGGACCCTCCGGACGGAGTTTCCACCGGAGGCGAATTTATGGGACTGA
- a CDS encoding type II toxin-antitoxin system VapC family toxin, whose amino-acid sequence MGLMVDTNVFIRFEKANSAIDLSPWSTSEKVFISVVTASELLIGVHRAINEERRLRRSIFVEAVISGVEILDFTIGCARRHAEIYADLTKRGEMIGAHDLIIAATASYYDLSFLTENVDEFSRVPDLSVIPFAV is encoded by the coding sequence ATGGGACTGATGGTGGACACGAACGTCTTTATCCGTTTCGAAAAGGCGAACTCGGCGATTGATCTGTCACCGTGGAGCACCTCCGAAAAAGTCTTCATCAGCGTCGTGACGGCTTCGGAACTACTGATCGGAGTCCATCGCGCCATTAACGAAGAACGCAGATTACGCCGTTCGATTTTTGTCGAAGCTGTGATTTCCGGAGTGGAAATTTTGGACTTCACAATCGGCTGCGCCCGCCGTCACGCCGAGATCTATGCCGACCTCACGAAAAGAGGTGAGATGATCGGGGCTCACGATCTGATCATCGCTGCAACCGCCAGCTATTACGATTTGTCGTTCCTCACAGAGAATGTCGACGAATTCTCGCGAGTGCCCGATTTGAGCGTTATCCCTTTTGCCGTCTGA
- a CDS encoding aldose epimerase family protein — translation MTQRQSAWGRDADGSESSLFTLENSFLRVQVTDAGASLVSLVCADREGVSADIVAAPKSPSVYFQNPSYLGATVGRYANRIGRGRFWIDGRECVLAVNNGPNHLHGGLKGLTHRIWEAETGDNFVTFRTVSPDGEDGYPGNLTVSVTYRIADNVLSLDYTARTDAPTVVNLTNHTYWNLAGQGSILNQQLELFSDACLENDADVLPTGTILEVAGTPFDFRVPRAIGDSIAQTAGGYDNCFVVRGWDGTLRPVARAADMGCGRVMVVYTTAPGVQLYTANHFDGSDNCAGRQKFEAFCLECQHFPDSPNQIEFPSTALRPGEEYRQTTEHRFFTAK, via the coding sequence ATGACTCAGCGACAATCTGCCTGGGGACGCGATGCGGACGGTTCCGAATCCTCGCTGTTCACGCTCGAAAACTCCTTTCTGCGCGTGCAGGTGACCGACGCCGGCGCTTCGCTCGTATCGCTCGTCTGTGCGGATCGCGAAGGGGTCTCGGCCGATATTGTCGCCGCGCCGAAGTCACCGTCGGTTTATTTTCAGAACCCTTCGTATCTCGGCGCCACTGTCGGTCGCTACGCCAACCGGATCGGCCGCGGACGATTCTGGATCGATGGCCGCGAGTGCGTTCTCGCAGTCAACAACGGTCCCAATCATCTGCACGGTGGTCTCAAAGGACTCACCCATCGCATCTGGGAAGCGGAGACAGGCGACAACTTTGTCACGTTCCGGACCGTCAGTCCCGACGGCGAAGACGGCTACCCCGGGAACCTGACCGTTTCTGTGACTTATCGCATCGCCGACAACGTCCTCTCGCTGGATTACACGGCTCGCACTGATGCTCCGACGGTGGTGAATCTCACGAATCACACTTACTGGAACCTGGCCGGTCAGGGGAGCATTCTCAATCAGCAGCTCGAACTCTTCTCTGACGCCTGTCTGGAGAACGATGCCGATGTGCTGCCGACGGGGACGATTCTGGAAGTCGCCGGCACTCCGTTCGATTTCCGCGTTCCCCGCGCGATCGGCGATTCCATTGCCCAGACGGCCGGCGGATACGATAACTGTTTCGTCGTGCGGGGCTGGGACGGAACGCTGCGTCCGGTCGCCAGAGCCGCCGATATGGGCTGCGGCCGCGTGATGGTCGTTTACACCACCGCCCCGGGCGTGCAGCTCTACACCGCGAACCACTTCGACGGTTCCGACAACTGCGCCGGCCGACAAAAGTTCGAAGCCTTCTGCCTGGAATGCCAGCACTTCCCCGACTCGCCAAATCAGATCGAGTTCCCGTCGACTGCATTGCGTCCGGGGGAAGAGTATCGACAGACGACGGAACATCGGTTCTTCACGGCGAAGTAG